Genomic DNA from Marinobacter sp. MDS2:
TACCGATAGTCAGGAACGACCAGGCTACGGTGGTCCAAGGCCGGGACCAACGGGCCCAAGCAGCATCCAATCGTCCATTAATCAGGGCGGCCAACGCAAACGCAAAGGCAACGGAGAACCCGACATAGCCCATGTAAAGCATAGGTGGGTGCACGATCAAACCGATGTCTTGCAACAGAGGGTTCAGGTCCTGGCCATCCGCCGGAATGTTTGGCAACAAACGATCGAAGGGATTGGAGGTCAGGATAATGAACAGGAAGAAGCCCACGCAGACCATGCCCATCACAGACAGAACCTGCGACACCATGGTTGAGGGTAGCCTGCGGCTAAACACCGCCACGGCCAGAGTCCAGCCGGTCAACATTAGAATCCACAGCAACAACGAGCCTTCGTGCCCGCCCCATACGGCGCTGAACTTATAGAACCAAGGCAACAGGCTGTTGCTGTTGTTGGCGACGTACGCGACGGAAAAATCGTCCACCATAAAAGCATGAGTCAGGATGGCAAAGGCCAGCCCGGTAAACACAAACATGCCCGACGCCAAAGGTCGGGCAAAGGCCTGCAGGCTGTCACGCCCGGTTAACGCGCCCGCCAACGGCACACCAGACAGAAGTAACGCCAGCAGTAGCGCGAGTATCAGTGAAACTTGCCCGAGTTCCGGATACATCAGGACTCTCCAACATCAACAATAAATGGCGGCTCAGTAAGCCGGGGATTCTGCAGCTTTATCTGCGTATGGCGATTTGTGCTGACCTTTCGATGACTTTTCCAACGCATCGGCCACTTCCGGTGGCATGTAATTTTCATCGTGCTTGGCCAGTACCTGATCCGCCACAAACAAGCCCTCGTTGTTCAATCGCCCCATGGCGACTACGCCCTGGCCTTCGGCGAAGAGATCCGGGAGGATGCCAACATACTCAACCGGTACCGAATCCGTGAAATTTGTCACCCGGAACCGGACAGCGAGGCTTTCGGTATCACGAACGACGCTACCTTCCTCAACCATACCGCCAGCCCGAATCCGCACATCAACCGGTGCATTACCTGCCGCGATTTCAGTGGGGTCGTAAAACAGGTTGATGTTCTGACGCAATGCGTAGGTGGTCAGACCAACCGCAACTGCCAAGCCAGCAACAAGGAAAATTAATATGGTCAGTCTTTTCTTACGAATCGGATGCATGGGTTACCTAATGATCAATCCTGAGAGATTTCAACACGAGTAAACGTGGCTGCCGCTTTCGGCGTGGCCTGCCCTTTCGCGGCCTGCTGCTCATAGCTGCGTTTACACATGTGATACGTCGCTTGATGGCGTTTCGCCGACCAAAATATCGTGCCCGCAACCAGAACAACGAACACGGCATAACAGGTCCAAACGTAGGGACCATGGCCTTCCATGGCGAGAAATGCTGAAAATGATTCAAATGCCATTGTTTACTTCCTTCCCGCCAAAACGTGTTCTCTCACCCACCGTGTGCGGCGCTCCCGAACCAGAATTTCGGTTTTCATTCTCAAACACGCCAACCATCCGAACAGCAGATAAAGCCCCAGCACCGACAGCAATAGCGGCACCCACATCTCCATCGCCATGGACGGCTTTTCGGTCAATTTGAAGGTGGCGGGCTGGTGCAATGTGTTCCACCAATCCACCGAATACTTGATGATCGGAATATTCACCACCCCGACCAGAACCAAAACGGCCACCGCACGCGCCGCCGACTTCTCATCATTTATGGAGCGATCCAGAGCGATGGTGCCTCCATACAGGAACAACAAAATCAGCATGGAAGTGAGGCGCGCATCCCAAACCCACCAGGTGCCCCACGTCGGCTTCCCCCAAACCGCGCCGGTGAAGAGCGCCAAAAAGGTAAACATCAAGCCAACCGGCGCAACGGATTTCACAAACACGTCAGCCAGCTTCATCCGCCAAACCAAGGTCACCACCGCCGCCGAGGCCATCATGATGTAGATGGATTGCGCCAGGAATGCCGACGGTACGTGAATAAAAATGATCCGGTAGCTGTTGCCCTGCAGATAATCTTTCGGGGCAAACGCCAACCCCCAGACTAACCCCGCAACCAGAAGGGTCAGCCCCCCCGCCAGCAGCCACGGCATAAAGCGGTTTGCAATTCCAAAGAACCACTTCGGAGAGCCCAGCTTATGAAAGAATTGCCACATCAGTTAGTTACCGTCTTACTGTTCACTGTTCGTTTCTGCCCGGCTGACACATACTCAGCTATTGGACAGGCTGATTCGCAATGCTGCAGCCGAGGCAAAGGGCGCCAACGTCAGCGCCAGCACTAAAAACGCCCCCATCAATGCCAGATAACCGGACACCTGTGCGCCCTCTGCAGCCGCAGCTACTGTTCCTGTACCGAAGATGAGCACGGGAATGTACAGCGGAATAATCAGCAGTGACAAGAGCACACCGGCCGATCGCAGGCCCAAAGTTAACGCTGCGCCAATGGAGCCGATCAAACTCAATACCGGAGTGCCAATCAGCAGCGTTAGACATAAAGTGGCCACGGAGTTCCCGTCGAGGTGCAACATTAGCCCTAAAACCGGTGTTAACAGCACCAAAGGCAGTCCGGTCAGCAGCCAGTGGGCCATGGTCTTGGCCAGTACCAGCAGAAACAGTGGCTGCGGCTGCAACATCAGCTGTTCCAGAGTGCCGTCGTCAAAATCGTGCCGAAACAAGTGATCCAGCGATAAAAGAACCGACAACAGCGCCGCTACCCACAGGATACCGGCTCCGGACTGTTTCAGGAATGCCACTTCCGGGCTGACCCCAAGGGGGAACAGAGTTACTACCATGGTAAAAAACAGGAGCGGATTTAACAGGTCTTGCCTTTGGCGAAATGCAACGCGGACATCTCGCAAAAAGACCGACACCATGGCCTGAGATACGCCCACTGAGCTGTCTACCTTTTTTAGTCTGATTGGCGCATTAGCGTTCATCACGCTGCTCCCAAGGTAATACGGCCCATACCGGGCAAATCGAGATCATGATGGGTCGTGACAATAACTGCTCCACCCTCTCGGGCTCGCTGTAACAGCAGGTTCTCAATCGCTTCAACCCCACCGGCATCAATGGCGGTAAATACTTCATCGAGGATCCATAGTGGCTCGTCGGCAATCAGTAAACGCGCCAACGCCACCCGGCGCTGCTGCCCTGCCGACAAGTTGCGACAGGGCACGTGTTCGAAACCGGCAAGGCCTGTCCCGGCCAGCGCTTGCTTCAACGCATCATCGTCGAGCGGTCTTCGCCCTGCCATTAATGCCCGCAAGTTTTCCAACGGTGTCAGCAGGTGTTTGATGCCCGGGCGATGCCCCAAATACATCATATTGCGCAGATAGGATTCCCGGTTCTGACTTATAGACTTGCCACACCAGCTCAGATCTCCCGCCCAGGCATCGTTCAAACCCGCTAATATTCTGAGTAAGGTTGTTTTACCGGAACCATTAGGACCCTCGACACGGGTAATCGTACCGGGCAGTATGGAAAATGACAGGTTCTGGAACAGAAGGCGCTCGTCGCGCTCACACTCAAGACCAACGGCCTGTAGTAACGGCTCGGGCATCTGGGTTCCGTTTTAAAGCGAAGGATGCGCGTGTGGCATCGGGTGTATGGATGAAGACCAAACAACAATCCATTTAAATTCCGGGCGTTCTTAGTCAACGTGGCGCATTATAACGAAAGCGATCACAGATTACTCTTGCCCGATATCAAAACAATGCCAATGAAACTGAACGCCGGGCAAACGCCCGCCCCCCCGACAAACAAACTCTCAGGTGGCGGCCAGACCAATAC
This window encodes:
- the ccmE gene encoding cytochrome c maturation protein CcmE, which gives rise to MHPIRKKRLTILIFLVAGLAVAVGLTTYALRQNINLFYDPTEIAAGNAPVDVRIRAGGMVEEGSVVRDTESLAVRFRVTNFTDSVPVEYVGILPDLFAEGQGVVAMGRLNNEGLFVADQVLAKHDENYMPPEVADALEKSSKGQHKSPYADKAAESPAY
- the ccmD gene encoding heme exporter protein CcmD, which encodes MAFESFSAFLAMEGHGPYVWTCYAVFVVLVAGTIFWSAKRHQATYHMCKRSYEQQAAKGQATPKAAATFTRVEISQD
- the ccmC gene encoding heme ABC transporter permease CcmC, whose translation is MWQFFHKLGSPKWFFGIANRFMPWLLAGGLTLLVAGLVWGLAFAPKDYLQGNSYRIIFIHVPSAFLAQSIYIMMASAAVVTLVWRMKLADVFVKSVAPVGLMFTFLALFTGAVWGKPTWGTWWVWDARLTSMLILLFLYGGTIALDRSINDEKSAARAVAVLVLVGVVNIPIIKYSVDWWNTLHQPATFKLTEKPSMAMEMWVPLLLSVLGLYLLFGWLACLRMKTEILVRERRTRWVREHVLAGRK
- the ccmB gene encoding heme exporter protein CcmB codes for the protein MNANAPIRLKKVDSSVGVSQAMVSVFLRDVRVAFRQRQDLLNPLLFFTMVVTLFPLGVSPEVAFLKQSGAGILWVAALLSVLLSLDHLFRHDFDDGTLEQLMLQPQPLFLLVLAKTMAHWLLTGLPLVLLTPVLGLMLHLDGNSVATLCLTLLIGTPVLSLIGSIGAALTLGLRSAGVLLSLLIIPLYIPVLIFGTGTVAAAAEGAQVSGYLALMGAFLVLALTLAPFASAAALRISLSNS
- the ccmA gene encoding cytochrome c biogenesis heme-transporting ATPase CcmA, with protein sequence MPEPLLQAVGLECERDERLLFQNLSFSILPGTITRVEGPNGSGKTTLLRILAGLNDAWAGDLSWCGKSISQNRESYLRNMMYLGHRPGIKHLLTPLENLRALMAGRRPLDDDALKQALAGTGLAGFEHVPCRNLSAGQQRRVALARLLIADEPLWILDEVFTAIDAGGVEAIENLLLQRAREGGAVIVTTHHDLDLPGMGRITLGAA